The genomic segment GGCCCTGGGCCGCATCGTCTCCGGGATATGCGAGAGCACCCGTTGCAAGGCTGAGTTCAAGTACATCCCCATTATTCCGGTAACCGTCAACGAGCCCCAAACCACAGAGCTGGCCAAGTCGGTGGCGGAGGCGGTTCTTGGGGCCGATAGCGTCAAGGAATCGGAACTCGTCATGGGGTCTGAGGACTTCAGCTATTACTCTAAAGTCGCCCCGTCGGTGTTCGTCAACTTGGGCGTGGGCAATGCCGAGAAAAAATCCGATATACCCCACCACTCACCCAGGTTCGACGTGGACGAATCCGCGCTCTACTTGGGTGCGGCCCTGCACGCATCTTTCGCCTGGAGCTGTCTCGAACAAAAATAGGCGCACGATTTAGGCTAAGGGAAAAGACGTGCCAGGCATGAACGTGGCATCGTCGCGCATAATCCGCGGCGTTCTTGCCCGAAATCGCCCAAAGAGTCCTTTAATGAGTCCTTCAATGAGTCCTTCAATGAATCCTTCAATGAGTTCTTCAATGAGTTCTTCAATGAGTTCTTCAAAGAGTCCTTCAATGAGTCCTTCAAAGAGTCCTTCAATGAGTCCTTCAATGGTGGTGTTCGCGGAGATCCTGTCCTCGATGGATCGTTTCGTCGAGGACGTCTTGCATTACGAGCGAAAGACCCGATCCATAGCGTCACATGGAATTTGACTAAAAATATCCCTGTAAACGACGCTGAGGATATGTCAAACGGGTTGGCTCTTTTGACATACTCCCACGACTAAAGTCGTGGGATTGTAAGATCGACAAAGACAGCCGACTGAAACCGGTCTTACGTCTTCTCCTTATAAGAGTGGATGCCCCCATTTTGAGAATATTGTAGACCGACCCGGCAAGGCTAATCTTATGGTGAAGATGTTTATCCTGTTTGGCCTGTTAGAGTTTGGAAACGTAGGTTCTCATTTATTTTTCTGCTCTTCGATATACTTCATGATAGCTTTCTCTGAAATATGTCCCACAGATTCACAATAGTACGAACGTGTCCACAAGGAAGGCATTTTCAGAAGATGAGGAAATTCCAAGCGCAATACTCTTGCCGTATAGCTCTTGAGCTGTCGGACAATATAGTGAGGAGCGTTTATAGGCCGCGTTTTGACAAAGGCGTGAATGTGATCCGGCATGATCTCAAGCTTCGCAATCTGAAC from the Synergistaceae bacterium genome contains:
- the tnpA gene encoding IS200/IS605 family transposase; this encodes VQIAKLEIMPDHIHAFVKTRPINAPHYIVRQLKSYTARVLRLEFPHLLKMPSLWTRSYYCESVGHISEKAIMKYIEEQKNK